The following are from one region of the Osmia bicornis bicornis chromosome 8, iOsmBic2.1, whole genome shotgun sequence genome:
- the LOC114881714 gene encoding uncharacterized protein LOC114881714: MKDIEGQEAGKAVEIDASDFRGVKLPTFWKDDPKLWFAMLEKEFSAYNVRSDAVKCAAVLRHLDGNIIRVVADIISAPDCDDSYKLIKEALISRLASSEETQLRQLLTGIELNGRKPSELLRKMQMLAGAKISVKVLQTLWLQRLPTRIQEILSVVDDAALEKLAALADKTVEKSCMLEAAAMTEGSTVRFETPSRTGDIEELTRQVAKLTAKIDQMERGRTYFRYNRRNRSRSRSGSRSRPTYINQDRNGLCYYHTRFAADSWKCRQPCTWTGPDKRKPAEN; the protein is encoded by the coding sequence ATGAAGGACATAGAAGGGCAAGAAGCCGGAAAAGCAGTGGAGATAGACGCTAGCGATTTTAGAGGCGTGAAGCTGCCGACATTTTGGAAAGATGACCCAAAACTCTGGTTCGCTATGCTCGAAAAGGAATTTTCTGCGTATAATGTAAGGTCAGACGCGGTAAAATGCGCGGCTGTTTTGCGACACTTAGATGGTAATATAATTAGAGTAGTCGCAGATATTATTTCCGCACCGGATTGCGACGATTcctataaattaattaaggaGGCGCTAATCAGCCGATTGGCGTCATCAGAGGAGACTCAACTCCGTCAACTCCTCACAGGAATTGAGTTGAACGGGAGAAAACCATCAGAATTACTACGCAAAATGCAGATGCTAGCCGGCGCCAAAATCAGCGTAAAAGTTTTACAGACGCTCTGGCTGCAACGGCTGCCGACCCGGATACAAGAAATTTTGTCCGTTGTGGATGACGCTGCACTAGAAAAGTTGGCAGCACTGGCAGATAAAACAGTCGAAAAATCATGCATGTTAGAAGCGGCGGCCATGACGGAAGGATCAACCGTCAGATTTGAAACCCCGTCGCGAACCGGCGATATAGAAGAGTTGACCAGGCAAGTTGCGAAGCTGACAGCAAAAATAGATCAAATGGAGCGCGGCAGGACATATTTCCGATACAATCGGAGAAACAGAAGTAGAAGCAGGAGCGGAAGCCGATCTAGGCCAACATACATTAACCAAGATAGAAACGGCCTGTGCTATTATCATACGAGGTTCGCCGCAGACTCTTGGAAGTGTCGACAACCGTGCACCTGGACCGGACCTGATAAAAGGAAGCCGGCGGAAAACTAA